In Nocardia sputorum, a single genomic region encodes these proteins:
- a CDS encoding YceI family protein: protein MTSTSESTTLKSGSWALDAAHSSVAFTIRHLGIAKVRGGFTRFETEFVVDESGAATVGATIYLDSFDTGNADRDAHIRTADFLDVANRPTLTFRANHPVLVAETFEVEGEATLGTITKPVTLEVEWGGVQDFGPTGDRHAGFSATGTIKRTDFGVGGPLPGMLSDTVKIELEIQLIEPK from the coding sequence ATGACATCTACCTCGGAATCCACCACGCTGAAGTCCGGTTCGTGGGCGCTGGACGCCGCGCACTCCTCGGTCGCCTTCACCATCCGCCATCTCGGCATCGCCAAGGTCCGTGGCGGATTCACCCGGTTCGAGACCGAATTCGTGGTCGACGAGTCGGGCGCGGCCACCGTGGGCGCGACGATCTACCTCGACTCCTTCGACACCGGCAACGCCGACCGGGACGCGCACATCCGCACCGCCGACTTCCTCGACGTCGCCAATCGCCCCACGCTGACCTTCCGCGCCAACCATCCGGTGCTCGTCGCGGAGACCTTCGAGGTCGAGGGCGAGGCCACGCTCGGCACGATCACCAAGCCGGTCACCCTGGAGGTCGAGTGGGGCGGGGTGCAGGACTTCGGCCCGACCGGCGACCGGCACGCGGGCTTCTCCGCCACCGGCACCATCAAGCGAACCGATTTCGGCGTCGGCGGCCCGCTGCCCGGCATGCTCAGCGACACCGTGAAGATCGAGCTCGAGATTCAGCTCATCGAGCCGAAGTGA
- a CDS encoding TetR/AcrR family transcriptional regulator: MTDLVDRMTSRRSSSEAMAPAKRGTRLPRDERRQQLLAAASEVFVQRGYHAAGMDEISQCAGVSKPVLYQHFSSKLELYLAVLQNYVDMLVSSVRQALRSTTSNKQRVRAAVQAYFDFVDNEMQGFRLVFESDLTSEPQVQRRVEQATEACVDAVFDLVAHDSGLDPYRARILAVGLVGASQFTARYWLEADRPIPKEEAVDTTVSLAWGGLKHVPLHPID; encoded by the coding sequence ATGACTGACCTCGTGGACCGGATGACGTCCCGTCGATCGTCGTCCGAGGCCATGGCACCCGCCAAACGCGGTACCCGGCTTCCGCGCGACGAGCGACGTCAACAGCTACTCGCGGCGGCAAGCGAAGTCTTCGTGCAGCGCGGCTACCACGCCGCGGGCATGGACGAGATCTCGCAGTGCGCCGGAGTGAGCAAGCCGGTGCTGTACCAGCACTTCAGCAGCAAGCTGGAGCTCTATCTCGCTGTGCTGCAGAACTACGTGGACATGCTGGTGTCCAGCGTGCGCCAAGCGCTGCGCTCCACCACCTCCAACAAGCAGCGCGTCCGCGCGGCGGTGCAGGCGTACTTCGATTTCGTGGACAACGAGATGCAGGGCTTCCGCCTGGTCTTCGAGTCCGACCTCACCAGCGAGCCGCAGGTGCAGCGCCGGGTCGAGCAGGCCACCGAGGCCTGTGTGGACGCCGTCTTCGACCTGGTCGCGCACGACTCGGGCCTGGACCCCTACCGGGCCCGCATCCTGGCCGTCGGCCTGGTCGGCGCGAGCCAGTTCACCGCGCGGTACTGGCTGGAGGCCGATCGGCCGATCCCGAAGGAGGAGGCGGTCGACACCACCGTCTCCCTCGCGTGGGGCGGCTTGAAGCACGTGCCGCTGCATCCCATCGACTGA
- a CDS encoding DUF3107 domain-containing protein: MEVKIGISDSPRELVISSAQTQEEVEALVSGALGGDGGVLALTDEKGRKFLIQASKVAYVEIGSTTGGRVGFAAV, encoded by the coding sequence GTGGAGGTCAAGATCGGTATTTCGGATAGCCCGCGCGAGCTGGTGATCAGCAGCGCGCAGACCCAGGAAGAGGTCGAGGCGCTGGTGTCCGGTGCGCTCGGCGGCGACGGCGGCGTCTTGGCTCTCACCGACGAGAAGGGCCGCAAGTTCCTGATCCAGGCTTCGAAGGTCGCCTACGTCGAGATCGGCTCGACCACCGGCGGCCGCGTCGGTTTCGCCGCGGTCTGA
- a CDS encoding DUF3152 domain-containing protein, translating into MARTWPEARTDGAARTGAAKRSGAGGGSPGRRTSKRKRGTAPETPAPQPDSDRQQSDQDDVEVYDPLGLYSHKAERSHQPLRARWDPTSPDDGRDRGRPERDAKKQSALGRFVSTYGWRAYALPVLVVITVLVAVDAVRAADTASSAGSDPGLGRLSPATATAGIIGAPPGDGHFPTDLPTGALPDGGGFAETGAGSWHVVPGTTAQIGTGTATVFRYTVEIENGVDTSGLGGDEAIAKMVDSTLANPKSWVHDPKFAFRRVDQGDADFRVSLTSRGSSRKECGFDIPIDTSCYNADDRRVVLSDVRWVRGALAFEGDIGSYRQYLINHEVGHAIGYHQHQACETDGGLAPVMMQQTFGTKNDDIAALDPHGVVPMDGKRCRFNPWPYPRG; encoded by the coding sequence ATGGCGAGAACCTGGCCAGAGGCGCGAACGGATGGTGCGGCTCGGACCGGCGCAGCCAAGCGTTCCGGAGCAGGCGGCGGGTCGCCCGGCCGCAGGACGAGCAAGCGCAAGCGCGGCACGGCACCCGAAACTCCCGCGCCGCAGCCTGATTCGGACCGGCAGCAGTCCGATCAGGACGATGTCGAGGTCTACGATCCGCTCGGCCTCTACTCCCACAAGGCGGAGCGATCCCATCAGCCGCTGCGCGCCCGCTGGGATCCCACGTCACCCGACGACGGCAGGGACCGCGGTCGTCCCGAACGGGACGCCAAGAAGCAGAGCGCCCTCGGCAGATTCGTCTCCACCTACGGCTGGCGGGCATACGCGTTGCCCGTTCTGGTCGTGATCACCGTTCTGGTCGCCGTCGACGCGGTGCGCGCGGCCGACACCGCAAGCTCTGCCGGATCGGATCCGGGGCTCGGGCGACTCAGCCCGGCCACCGCCACCGCGGGCATCATCGGCGCCCCGCCGGGCGACGGGCACTTTCCCACCGATCTCCCCACCGGAGCACTGCCCGACGGCGGCGGGTTCGCCGAGACCGGCGCCGGCTCCTGGCACGTGGTGCCCGGCACCACGGCCCAGATCGGCACCGGAACCGCGACCGTCTTCCGCTACACCGTGGAGATCGAGAACGGCGTGGACACCTCCGGCCTGGGCGGTGACGAGGCCATCGCCAAGATGGTCGATTCCACCCTGGCCAATCCGAAGAGCTGGGTGCACGACCCCAAGTTCGCGTTCCGCCGGGTCGACCAAGGCGACGCCGACTTCCGCGTCTCGCTCACCTCACGCGGCTCCAGCCGCAAGGAGTGCGGTTTCGACATCCCGATCGACACCTCCTGCTACAACGCCGACGATCGCCGCGTGGTGCTGTCGGATGTGCGCTGGGTGCGCGGCGCGCTCGCCTTCGAAGGCGATATCGGCTCCTACCGGCAGTATCTGATCAACCACGAGGTCGGCCACGCCATCGGCTATCACCAGCACCAGGCATGTGAGACCGACGGCGGGCTGGCGCCGGTGATGATGCAGCAGACCTTCGGCACCAAGAACGACGACATCGCCGCCCTCGATCCGCACGGCGTGGTCCCGATGGACGGCAAGCGCTGCCGTTTCAACCCCTGGCCCTACCCGCGGGGGTAA